Proteins encoded in a region of the Zea mays cultivar B73 chromosome 2, Zm-B73-REFERENCE-NAM-5.0, whole genome shotgun sequence genome:
- the LOC100502333 gene encoding Probable acyl-CoA dehydrogenase IBR3: MTKLTSELLRPVVPAAALDEAALLRYLVANVPGFPGPAPALSLTQFGHGQSNPTYCIHASAPGGGQPRRYVLRKKPPGAILQSAHAVEREYQVLKALGDHTDVPVPKVYCLCTDASVIGTPFYIMEYLEGIIYPDSALPGVTPSKRRAIYLSTAKTLAAIHKVDINAIGLQKYGRRDNYCKRQVERWERQYLASTGEGKPARYQRMLDLARWLKEHVPEEDSSPGPGTGLVHGDYRPDNLVFHPTEDRVIGVIDWELSTLGNQMCDVAYSCLPYIIDAAPSARTSYGGFQDTGIPDGIPQLEEYLSIYCSFAARPWPAANWKFYIAFSLFRGASIYAGVYHRWTMGNASGGERAKFAGRVANAMIDCAWDFINRVNVLQELPSKGSQVLGASWQEFHREEESSTSEKNQGKFVPSEKVMQLRKKLIKFIEDHIYPMEAEFYKHAQSTSRWTIHPEEENLKALAKKEGLWNLFIPLDSAARARKLLFEDHSQISLGSSNNLLLGAGLTNLEYGYLCEIMGRSVWAPQIFNCGAPDTGNMEVLLRYGTKEQQKQWLVPLLEGTIRSGFAMTEPQVASSDATNIECSISRQGDFYVINGRKWWTSGAMDPRCKILILMGKTDFSAPKHKQQSMILVDINTPGVQIKRPLLVFGFDDAPHGHAEITFENVRVPVTNILLGEGRGFEIAQGRLGPGRLHHCMRLVGAAERGMNLMVERALNRTAFGKRIAQHGSFLSDLAKCRIELEQARLLVLEAADQLDRHGNKKARGILAMAKVAAPNMALKVLDMAMQVHGAAGVSSDTVLSHLWATARTLRIADGPDEVHLGTIAKLELRRARL; this comes from the exons atgacgaagctgacctCGGAGCTACTGCGGCCGGTGGTTCCGGCGGCGGCGCTGGACGAGGCGGCGCTGCTGCGCTACCTGGTGGCCAACGTCCCGGGCTTCCCGGGCCCCGCGCCCGCGCTATCGCTGACCCAGTTCGGGCACGGCCAGTCCAACCCCACCTACTGCATCCACGCCTCCGCGCCCGGCGGGGGGCAGCCCAGGCGCTACGTGCTCAGGAAGAAGCCGCCCGGGGCCATCCTCCAGTCCGCGCACGCCGTCGAGCGCGAGTACCAG GTTCTCAAAGCTCTGGGGGATCACACAGATGTTCCTGTCCCGAAGGTTTATTGTCTCTGCACAGATGCAAGTGTAATTGGAACTCCTTTCTATATAATGGAGTATCTGGAAGGAATAATATATCCTGATAGCGCGTTGCCG GGGGTAACTCCATCTAAAAGGCGGGCTATATATTTGTCTACTGCcaaaactttggctgctatacACAAAGTTGATATTAATGCCATTGGATTACAAAAGTATGGGAGAAGAGACAATTATTGCAAAAGACAG GTAGAAAGATGGGAGAGGCAATATCTTGCATCCACTGGCGAAGGGAAGCCTGCACGTTACCAGAGGATGCTTGATCTAGCTCGTTGGTTGAAAGAACATGTACCAGAAGAAGATTCCTCACCAGGACCAGGAACAGGCCTTGTGCATGGTGATTACCGCCCTGATAATCTAGTTTTTCATCCAACAGAG GACCGAGTAATTGGCGTTATTGATTGGGAACTATCTACTTTGGGGAATCAGATGTGTGATGTTGCTTATAGCTGCTTG CCATATATTATCGATGCAGCACCCAGTGCAAGGACTTCTTATGGAGGGTTTCAAGATACTGGCATTCCAGATGGAATTCCTCAACTGGAAGAGTACCTTTCTATATACTGCTCTTTTGCT GCAAGACCCTGGCCTGCTGCAAATTGGAAGTTCTACATTGCTTTTTCTTTGTTTCGTGGGGCATCTATCTATGCAGGAGTATATCACAGATGGACTATG GGTAATGCATCAGGTGGTGAGCGCGCTAAATTTGCTGGCAGGGTTGCTAACGCTATGATTGACTGTGCCTGGGACTTCATAAATAGAGTAAATGTCCTGCAAGAACTGCCTTCTAAGG GTTCTCAAGTCTTAGGAGCATCGTGGCAAGAATTTCACAGAGAGGAAGAAAGTTCAACTTCTGAAAAGAATCAAGGAAAATTTGTTCCTAGTGAAAAGGTTATGCAGCTTCGAAAGAAACTAATAAAGTTTATCGAAGATCACATATACCCAATGGAGGCTGAGTTCTACAAACATGCACAATCAACCTCAAGATGGACAATTCATCCAGAAGAAGAAAATCTTAAAGCATTGGCAAAGAAGGAGGGCCTATGGAACTTGTTTATTCCG CTAGACAGTGCAGCGAGAGCTAGAAAGCTATTGTTTGAAGACCATTCTCAAATTTCCCTTGGAAGTTCGAATAATCTTTTGCTGGGCGCGGGTCTTACAAATCTTGAATATGGATATCTGTGTGAGATTATGGGACGTTCAGTTTGGGCTCCACAAATATTTAACTGTGGTGCACCTGATACAGGTAACATGGAG GTCCTGTTGAGGTATGGCACTAAGGAGCAACAGAAGCAATGGTTAGTTCCTTTATTGGAAGGGACAATTCGTTCTGGATTTGCAATGACAGAACCACAAGTTGCATCTTCAGACGCGACAAATATAGAATGCTCAATATCCAG GCAAGGAGATTTTTATGTGATAAATGGAAGGAAGTGGTGGACCAGTGGAGCTATGGATCCTAGGTGCAAAATCCTGATATTAATG GGAaagacagatttttctgcacctaagCATAAGCAGCAGTCCATGATTTTAGTGGACATCAACACTCCTGGGGTGCAGATAAAGAGACCATTGTTAGTCTTTGGTTTTGATGATGCACCTCATGGACACGCAGAGATTACATTTGAAAACGTGCGTGTTCCAGTAACAAATATCCTGCTTGGAGAAGGGCGTGGTTTTGAGATTGCTCAA GGAAGACTTGGTCCTGGAAGGTTACATCATTGCATGAGGCTAGTAGGAGCAGCAGAACGTGGCATGAATCTGATGGTAGAGAGGGCCTTAAACAGGACCGCATTTGGAAAGAGGATTGCACAGCATGGTTCCTTTTTATCAGATCTTGCAAAG TGTCGGATTGAACTGGAGCAGGCAAGGCTTTTAGTCCTTGAAGCTGCCGATCAACTCGATCGACATGGGAACAAGAAAGCACGTGGTATCCTCGCGATGGCCAAG GTTGCAGCTCCAAATATGGCCCTGAAGGTGCTTGACATGGCGATGCAAGTTCACGGCGCAGCTGGTGTCTCGTCTGACACGGTCTTGTCGCACCTATGGGCAACGGCTAGGACACTGCGGATTGCAGACGGCCCCGACGAGGTCCATCTCGGGACAATCGCCAAGCTGGAACTGCGGAGGGCTAGGTTGTAA